The DNA region TATTAATAATCGTTCCTATAATTTTGATTCTGCACCAAATTAAGTTTATACTTATACCTGATGATGCTCCAATAGAAATCTTTCTGGTTTTTACTTTTTGGTGGTTCATGATCTCGCTCCCTATTCACAAATTAGATTATCTGAAAAAGAATAAGCGTACCATATATAAGATTGGTGGTCTCATGCTACTTTTTTTTGGTGCTATGATCGTTGACTCAAATATGAGAATGCCCGACAACCCAATAACTTTCCTTCTTCTACTGATATTTCTATTGGGAAGTATATACATTCTCACCCCTGTTTTCTTTACGAAATATCTAAAATTAATCCTTGCTATATATGTGAGCGCCATGCTTTACTTCACTTATGTGCGCTTGTTTTCAGGTGATTTGGAAACTTATCGTGAAGTCAGAAAAGGAATGGCTATCAGTTTCTTTTTTATTCCAATTCCATTGTTTATTATTCTTTGGTTGTTTGAACAATGGAAATGGTTAAAAACCTTACAGGCTGATAAGTCCAAAGCAGAATTAGCCTTACTCAAGACACAAATCAACCCCCATTTCTTTTTTAACACTTTGAATAATCTGTATGCCTTAACAGTAAAGAATTCGGATCAGGCTCCAGGTGTTATCTTAAAGCTATCGGAAATGATGCGCTACACAATTTACGAAGGCAAAAAAGAGTTCGTACCTCTTAAAGATGAAATCGAATACTTAAACAATTATATTGATTTACACAGGATCCGTTACCACAAAAGCGTAGACATACAATTTAACTCTACCGTTGATGAAAATATGAAAGTTGCTCCATTAATGTATATTATACTATTAGAAAATGCTTTTAAACACGGGATTGAAAGCATTCGAGAAGGAGCATTTCTTCACATGAACCTAGAAAATATTGATAATACAATCCACTTTAGCCTTTCAAATAATTTTGAAATCAACGAAAGTGAAGAAAAAAAGGGAATTGGATTAGCCAATCTAAAACAAAGACTTGAATTGATCTATCCGAAAAAACATGAACTAAAACTCTCAATAAAAGATAATATCTTTAAAGTAGACTTTAAAATTCAAGTTACATGATTAAATATATAATTGTTGATGATGAACCACTAGCACACGACCTTATTGAGGGTTTTTGTGATATTCTTCCACATTTGCAGTTGGAACATCATTGTTACGATGCCTTGGAAGCAATGCAATTCTTAAACAACAATCAGGTAGATTTGATGTTTCTGGATTTGAACATGCCAAAATTAAGTGGGTTTGATTTTCTTCGTACACTTAGCAATCCTCCAAAAGTGATTGTTACAACTGCTTACAAGGAATTTGCTTTAGATGGTTACGAATTAGATATTGCTGATTATTTACTAAAACCTTTCAGTTTTGAACGTTTACTTAAAGCTGTTAATAAGGCAATTGGAGATAATTCACAAAGTACCACATCAAATAATAGTGCTGAGATCACAAACCCATCACACGCAGCAAACAAACGTTTTTTTGTCAAAGGAGATAAGAAATATCATCAGGTAGATTCGGAAGATATTTTATTTATTGAAGCCTATGGTAATTACACCAAAGTCTATTTTAAAGAGGAGATGATTATCAGTCATGAAAAAATATCTTACTACGAATCCATATTAGACAATCAACATTTTATGAGAGTGCATAAATCCTTTATAGTGGCACTTGACAAAATCAAATTGATAGAGGGAAATCGAATTTCAATTAATGAGCATGAAATTCCGATTGGTCAAACCTATAAGAGTTTGGTAAGTAAACTCTACAATTCCTAGTTTAAATGAAATACCACTCCATCTTAATAAAATAAAAGGACGCCTACAGCGTCCTTTCTTCATAGTATAATTTCTATTCACTTTTGAGTTTATCTATTTTTTGCTTGTACATGTCACGGCCACTAATTTCGTAGGCTATTGTAAGCTCTTTGATTGCATTTTCCACATCATTTTGAGCGATATAATACTCAGACATAGAGTCGTGAGCATTGGCACTTTTAGGGTAATATTTGATCGCCATATTGAAAAAAGCATACGACTTTTTCATTTGTCCAAATTGCATGTACATGTAGCCACCCATATTAAAAAGCTCTTCATCTGCTGGCGGCGTTAGATAACCAAAATGTTGGGTCAATTTTTCTTCACGCTTCTTTACAAGTACTAACAATTCAGCCAATGGGGTTTCAGGATTGCTAAACATTTGGCCCGATTCAAGTTGATACCAATCAAATAGAAAGAGCAAACCATCGCGCATTGATGGTAAAGGAACTGTGCCGTGTAAATCGTTGGGATAGCTTTTCCATGCGAAACTTAATCCATTCTGTTTTTGTGTCTCGATAAAATTCGAAAAATCAATAATAGAACGTGCAAAGAGCGTAAATTCTGTAGTGTCTTGCATCACGTTTTCTAGTGTAATTTCAGCATTTTGCATGTGCAATTGCTCTGCAGATAAGCTTACAAATAAAGATTTACCCTTAAAACTCTCCGACTGCAATTTTGCTTTGGCCTGTTTCAGTAATTTTTGATTATCCCAATCGAGGCTTGGATCTATTGCAATGTAATTCACGAAAAGGTGTGGATGATTTATTAAGGCATTAATGGTGAACAATCCTCCAAAAGAATGGCCAATTAATGTTCTGTAGGACGTAGTAGCGAATTTACTATCAACGTAAGGAATCAATTCTTTTTCGATAAATTGAGTAAAGTTTTCGGCACCACCATTTTCATTATTATAAACGGCGCCACGTCTTGTTTCAACTTTTGATGTGGTTAGATCTCTCGTTCTATTGGTTTGATTTGAAATACCTACCAATATCATATCTGGCAAATAATTCCCCCAATAATTGTTATAAACGGTAGCCAAAGAATTGAATTGGACACTACCATCTAATAAGTAAACCACAGGATATTTTCTACTTCCATCTGCCTTGTAGCTTTCGGGAAGATTAACCCAAATATCGCGTTTTTCATCTAGAATCTTAGAATACAACTTATCGGGTTTGCCGATTTCAACCAAATAGTTTCGTTTCGATTTGCTTTGTGCTTCGGATTGATAAATGCCTGCCCAAGATAGTAGCATAGCAATTATTAGAATCATATATTTTTTCATGTTGATTGTGCTTAGTTGAAGTGATTTTTGTTCTAAAGAGTTTCTTTCTTTTGTGCCCAAATGAGAAGTATAATGCCCAATCGACCGATTAAGAAAACACTCATTCCAAAAGCAGGAACCAAAAGAGATATTTCTAATCCTCCTGCAAAAACCGAAGGATCAACATTGCCACCCGTTCTTTGTAATGAATCAAAAGCACCTATCAAGCCAACAATCTGACCTAAAAAACCAAATACAATTGCAAACAAACTGATTGATGAGATCAAGCGAATAATTTTCTCAACATCGCCCTTTTTCAAGAAAGCTTTGGCGATTAAAATCAATGTTAAAATTAATATAAGCAACAGAGGATACATAAATACAGGGCCTCCTTCGTGTAAACGAGTAAAAAGATGTGACATAAAATGATTTTTAAGTTTAGATCTCCACGAATATATAATTTAGACCCATTGAAATATTTTTTTTGCGATGATTCAAAGGTTTACGTCCTTGTTTAACCGATTAATACCTATTTTTATAATAATGACATTTCAAGGTTGAATCCCGTCTTAATTAAGTCATTCATCTTAATTACATGTTCAGAATGAATAAAAATCCTATTTTGCATTCATGAATTTAATTGAATTATTAAGAAAAATAAAATTTGTACCCTTACACATGCTCTTCTGGGGAGGTGTTTGGTTGTTCTATATCTATTTTTTTGGTTTTAATTCAGCTAACCAGCCTTACGTTATCTGGTTTTCGAACATCTTGGTGCCTGTTACTATCGTCACAACTTATTTTGTTATTTACTTCTTAATTCCAAACTATCTACTTAAGAAAAAACATTGGTACTTTTTGCTATATGGCATATATACCCTAATTGCCTCAGCATATCTTATAACCATATCTATGTTTTTGGGATTCATGTTTAAAACGGAGTTGAATACGGATCTTATGCCTCCTTTAAGTAAAAGCCTACCATTTATTTTAATCGGTGTGTATTTAGTTGTCGCCTTAGTTTCAGCATTTAAACTCTTGCGGCACAATTACGAAAGCATAGAGAGAAACAAATCTTTAGAGAATAAAATACTGGAAGCCCAACTTCAAATTAAAAATCAGGAACTGCAATATCTGAAAAAACAGATTCACCCACATTTTCTTTTCAATACCCTGAATACGATTTACGGCTTTGCTTTGAAACAGTCAAAAAGCACACCCTTGATTATTTTAAAGCTCTCAAACCTCTTAGACTATATCCTCTATCAAATAGAAAAACCAAAGGTTAGTTTGAAGGAAGAAGTTTTACACATTGAAGAATACATTGAATTGGAGAAAATGAGATTTCAAGATAGTTTGAAAGTGAATTTCAAATCTCAGCCCATTCCCGATACCATTCAAGTAACGCCCATGCTACTCATTCCTTTTGTAGAAAATGCCTTTAAACATGGGCAAATTATTGATGGCTTTTTAAGGGTTGATGTCGAGATCTTTTTAAAGAATAACAGCTTGAATTTTTCCATTAAGAATACGATTCGAAGTACCGATGAAAAGAAAAGTATAAAGGGTATAGGACTTGACAATATTCAAAAAAGATTACAATTGTTATATCAAGATCAATACCAATTAGAAATTGAAAATCAGGACCATTGGTTTTCCGTTAACCTGATGGTCAATAATTTAAACGCCTCGATAAATGACTAAACTTATTAATTGTTTGATTGTTGATGACGAACCTGTTGCGCGTGAAATTATAGAAAATCACTTGCGGAAAATTAGTCATATTCGCGTACTGGCATCTTGTAAAAATGCCATTGAAGCTTTTAAAGAAATTAGTGCCCATCAGGTCGATCTGATTTTTTTAGATATCAATATGCCCGAAATATCAGGTTTGCTCTTTGCTAAATCCATCAATAAAAATATTAAAGTCATTTTTACCACTGCCTATCGTGAATATGCCGTCGAAGGATTTGATTTGCAAGCCGTAGATTATTTATTAAAGCCTATCTCTTTTGATCGCCTCTTGCAGGCTGTCAACAAATTCATGGGCGAAAGCACTCCAATACAAACAGATATATCAGCTGAAATTATCGAAGAAAAAAGTGATTTTATTTTTGTTCGCTCAGATCGTAAAATGATAAAACTTAATTTTTCGGACGTGAACTATATTGAGAGCTTTAGTGACTACATTAAAATTCACTTGGATGATAAAACCATTCTAACACGTGAAACGATCAGTAGTATTGAAGCCAAACTTCCTCAAAATGATTTCTTAAGGATTCATCGTTCCTATATTGTTTCTTTTTCCAAGATTGAGTCATTTACAAACGAATGTATTGAGGTAAAAAACAAAACACTACCGATAAGCCGAAGTTATAAAAATGACGTAATAGCCAGACTTAGCATGAAAAATTAATCTCCTTCCCTAATTATATATTGTTCTTGGTTTAAAGACGATCATGCTCAAAGTATAAACTTTTTCGGTTTACTTTTTTTGCAGTTTGTTTAGAGATATTTTTTATTCGAACTTCATGAACAAAACTTGTACGACAAATGTTCTTAGTGTAATTATATGTTTATCTTAGTTACGGAACTAAATAAGATTGTTCATTTTTTTCGTTAAAAATAATCGAATGTTTAAAATCGGCAAAAGTTTAAATATTGTCATAATTAGCTTACTAATCATGAGCAATTCCTTCATCAGTTGTACAATGCAAAAATCGGTTGTTGATAAAACAGTAGTTAAAGAGTTAGATATTGAGCGGTATTTGGGCACTTGGTTCGAAATTGCTCGCTACGATCATAGTTTTGAGCGCGGACTTGTTGGCGTTAAAGCAAATTATTCCATGCGACCTGATGGTAAAATAAAAGTAGTAAACAGCGGGTATAAAGGAAATCTTTCGGGTGAATACTCCGAAGCCATTGGTAAGGCTAAAATTCCTGATCCTTTGAATGCTCCTGGAAAGTTGAAAGTCTCATTCTTTTGGATCTTTTATGGGGATTATTTTGTGTTCGACTTAGAGGAAAATTACAAATGGGTAGTTATTGGGAGTAGTACTGATAAATACTTGTGGATTTTGAGCCGTAAACCTCAAATGGAAAAAGAAGTATACAACGAGTTACTTGATCGATTAAAAAAACGGGGCTATGAGGTTTCTGACCTAATAAAAGTAGAGCAAAAACCTTTGTAAACAATTCAATACTTAACACTATGCATATAAAAAGCATTCTCATAAGCTACCTCTTTACTTTCATCGTTTTTTTAATGATAGACCTACTATGGCTTGGCATTATTGCTAAAAACCTCTATCAAAAATACCTTGGGAATTTATTATCTGATAAAGTAAATTGGACAGCAGCATTTATCTTTTACTTCATATATGTTGCTGGAATTTCAATTTTTGCAATTTATCCAGCAATTCAAAAAGGTTCTGCTTTTAACGCAATTTTGATGGGAGCATTATTTGGTCTTTTTACCTATGCTACTTATGACTTAACAAATTTGGCCACACTTAAGGACTGGCCAATAGCTATCGTTTTTATCGATATATTATGGGGAATAATTTTATCAGCAAGCGTTAGTTTATTAGGCTTTGTATGCTGTAAATGTATTAATTAATAATGAGCATGAGAAATATGGAAACACCCTTTGTTAACGGAAAACTCTTGTATTATGCTTTTATTGCAGGAGGAAATCAAATATTAAGAAATCAGGTCGAAATAAATAGAATAAATATTTTTCCGGTTAACGATAAAGATACCGGAACAAATCTCGCCTCGACCGTTCGTTCGGTTATCGACAATATAAAACCTCACAAATCATATAAAACAACAGTAGGTAACATTGCTGATGCAGCATTAATAGGAGCCCGAGGGAATTCAGGTGTTATTTTTGCACAGTTTCTCTATGGTTTAAATCGGGAAACTTTGAACAAGCCTATTATTACCTTAAGAGAATTTGTTGAAAGTGTAAAGAAATCGATACCCTATATGTACGAAGCCATTGCAAATCCTGTTGAAGGAACCATGTTAACGGTTATAAAGGAGTGGTCTGATTTTTTGGATAGTAAAAAGGATGCCATTTATGATTTTGCTAATGTTATAATTGATTCTTTCGAAGTTTTGGAAAAATCGTTGGCAGAAACGAATACAAAATTGAAGGCATTGAGCAAATCAGATTTTGTAGATGCAGGAGCAAAAGGTTTTGTATTGTTTATCGAAGGGGTTATCAGTTTTATTAAAAACAGAAACATTCGGAACTTGGTCGTTGATTCTTCTGAAAACGTTTCACTTGTTCATATTAATAAACTAACAGAAGAAGAAATTACCTACCGTTATTGTACCGAGGCCATCGTAAAAAATATAAAGCACAGCCAATCGGAACTTCAGAATTTTCTGAGTCATAATGGCGATTCTGTCGTTGTTGCTGGTTCGGAAAGTCTCTGTCGTATTCATGTCCATACCCATAAACCAGCCGAACTTTTTTATTATTTAAAAGAAATGGGAACCGTTACTTTCCAAAAAGTGGATGATATGGTTCGACAACAGGAAGTTATAAGTAAACGAAAATGGAATATTGCACTGGTAACCGATTCAACCTGTGATTTGTCGCAGGAATTAATTGATTATTATCAGATTAATGTGCTACCCATTAATTTGAACTTTGGCGATAGCCATTATTTGGATAAGCTTACAATTCAGCCCAGTCAGTTTTATAATATGCTGGAAACTGAAGCTGAATTTCCTCAAAGCTCGCAAATAAACGAACAAGCTTTTACAAATATATATTCGCATTTGGCTTCGCATTACGATGCTATAATTGCTGTGCATTTGAGTAGTGAGTTTAGTGGAACTTATTCGAATAGTGTGAAAGCAAGCAAACGCATTTCAAAAGAGTTTGGCAAACCGATTCATGTTATCGATTCCAAAAATTTGTCGGGAGCCTTAGGTTTACTTGTATTAAAAGCGGCTAAAAATATCGAATCCGGACAGTCTGTGGAATATATTACAAAGACCCTTAAGAAAGATGTAAACCAATCTAAAATATTTGTAAGTGTTCACGACTTGCAATCGATGATTAGGGGAGGGAGGGTCTCTAAGCCCAAAGGGATTATAGCTCGCACTTTAGGTTTAAATCCCGTTATTTCGATGGATGAAAATGGAAAGTCGCTATTGTTTGGAAAAACCTTTAGCCAGCAAGCCAGCTTGAAAAAAATATTTAGGCATATTAAAAAAATAGGTCGGGAAAAAGCTTTATGGAACTACATTATTTTGCACGCAAACAATACTGATGGCGCCCAACTTGTGGAGGTAAAAATGTTTGAGATTACAGGAAAATATCCGGTATCGGTTGTCAATATTTCTCCGGTTATTGGTATGCATGCCGGTAATGGTGCCCTCGCTGTTTCCTTACTATTTAATTCTTAATATTCTACGATAATGACCTTATTTCTACAAGCATCCTTAATTATTTTCGTCTTTGTAACTCTCTTATGGATTTGGAGTGTGTTTATAAAGAATGTAAGTATTATCGACATTTTTTGGGGCTTTGGCTTTGTGCTGGTTAATGCCTTTTATGTATTTAATTCGGGTGAACTAAATACCAGAAAGATATTGCTTTTAGTTTTAGTTAGTATATGGGGGCTAAGGCTTGCCTTTTATCTTGCCTGGAGAAATATAGGAAAAGGAGAAGATTTTAGATATCAGGAATTCCGAAAAAACTATGGTCCGAAACGTTACTGGTGGTTTAGTTTTTTCCAAACCTTTCTGCTGCAGGGAATCTTAATTATGATAGTGTCTTTACCACTTTTGGGTGTTCAATCCAGTATGACAAAGGGAGATCTTAATCTGTTGGATTATATCGGAATTGTGGTGTGGCTTATTGGTTTTGCCTTTGAAGCTGGAGGCGATTTTCAGTTGGCACGCTTTAAAAGTAATACAGCAAATAAAGGGAAAGTCTTAAATACAGGCTTTTGGAAATACACGCGCCATCCGAATTATTTTGGTGATTCAGCAGTGTGGTGGGCCTATGCCATTTTTAGTATAGCAGCTGGTAGCTATTGGCAAATTATTGGTTCTGTTATTATGACTTTACTGATAATTAAGATATCGGGAGTGGCTTTACTCGAAAAAACATTGAATACGACTAAGCCAGAATATGAGGAATATGTTCAAAAAACAAGTTCTTTTTTACCATGGTTTCCTAAAAAATAAAAACTAATGGACTTTGTTAGCAAAAATATATGGTTTATACTTTTTGTACTATGGGGGCTTCCTTTAGGCTATTACAGAAGTAAGTTCCGAAAAATAGTTTATCAAACCGATAGCTGGACGATAAATATCAAACCCGTTTTCCGGAAAGAAATTAGAGCGCTTTTTGGAAATATCTACCCAGATAATCTCAAATACAAAAAGTTTAGAAATTTCTATCTGTTTTATCTGCTTATTTATGTGTTGCTATTTATCGCTTATTTAATTTTTGATGCAAAAACCGAAAAGATGAAAAAAATAGATGTAGGAAGTCAAGTGCCACTATTTGAATTAAAAGATCAGAGAGGTGAACTGTTTAAGATTGGTGAGGTATTGGGTAAAAAAAATCTGGTGATTTATTTCTACCCTAAAGATGATAGTCCTGGGTGTACAAAAGAAGCCTGTTCGTTTCGTGATCAATTTGAGGTATTTGCCGATGCCGATGCCATCATTATTGGAATTAGTGCCCAATCAGAGGAAAGTCATTTTGAGTTTGCTGAAAAGTATCGCTTAAATTATACCCTATTAAGTGACACAGGTAATAAAGTGCGCAAATTATTTGGCGTTCCTTCCAGTTTTTTCGGCTTAATTCCTGGTAGAGTAACTTATGTCGTAAATAAGGAGGGAAAGATAGAGTACCTGTTTAATTCCCAAATTCAAGCCGAAAAACATGTTGATGAAGCTTTACGTATTCTTCAGGAATTAAGATGAATATAACGATACAACTTACTTTTATACTGTTAGGCTACCTATTGGGAGCAATCCCTTTTGGCTATATCTTAACCCGATACCATACGGGTGAAAATATTATGGAAAAGGGTAGTGGTAATGTGGGGTCAACCAATGTGAAAAGAATTGCAGGGAAAAAGATAGCAGTCTTGACTCAACTTTTAGATATGCTGAAAGGATTCTTACCAGTGGCTGTTTGCTTGCTTCTTACCAATAATGAAGAGATTGTTTCAGAGTTTTATATTTACTGTGTTGCATTAGCCTCCATTCTTGGTCACGATTTCAGTATCTTCTTAAAGTTCAAAGGCGGAAAGGGTG from Labilibaculum sp. DW002 includes:
- a CDS encoding LytR/AlgR family response regulator transcription factor yields the protein MIKYIIVDDEPLAHDLIEGFCDILPHLQLEHHCYDALEAMQFLNNNQVDLMFLDLNMPKLSGFDFLRTLSNPPKVIVTTAYKEFALDGYELDIADYLLKPFSFERLLKAVNKAIGDNSQSTTSNNSAEITNPSHAANKRFFVKGDKKYHQVDSEDILFIEAYGNYTKVYFKEEMIISHEKISYYESILDNQHFMRVHKSFIVALDKIKLIEGNRISINEHEIPIGQTYKSLVSKLYNS
- a CDS encoding DegV family protein, with product MRNMETPFVNGKLLYYAFIAGGNQILRNQVEINRINIFPVNDKDTGTNLASTVRSVIDNIKPHKSYKTTVGNIADAALIGARGNSGVIFAQFLYGLNRETLNKPIITLREFVESVKKSIPYMYEAIANPVEGTMLTVIKEWSDFLDSKKDAIYDFANVIIDSFEVLEKSLAETNTKLKALSKSDFVDAGAKGFVLFIEGVISFIKNRNIRNLVVDSSENVSLVHINKLTEEEITYRYCTEAIVKNIKHSQSELQNFLSHNGDSVVVAGSESLCRIHVHTHKPAELFYYLKEMGTVTFQKVDDMVRQQEVISKRKWNIALVTDSTCDLSQELIDYYQINVLPINLNFGDSHYLDKLTIQPSQFYNMLETEAEFPQSSQINEQAFTNIYSHLASHYDAIIAVHLSSEFSGTYSNSVKASKRISKEFGKPIHVIDSKNLSGALGLLVLKAAKNIESGQSVEYITKTLKKDVNQSKIFVSVHDLQSMIRGGRVSKPKGIIARTLGLNPVISMDENGKSLLFGKTFSQQASLKKIFRHIKKIGREKALWNYIILHANNTDGAQLVEVKMFEITGKYPVSVVNISPVIGMHAGNGALAVSLLFNS
- a CDS encoding DUF1295 domain-containing protein, with protein sequence MTLFLQASLIIFVFVTLLWIWSVFIKNVSIIDIFWGFGFVLVNAFYVFNSGELNTRKILLLVLVSIWGLRLAFYLAWRNIGKGEDFRYQEFRKNYGPKRYWWFSFFQTFLLQGILIMIVSLPLLGVQSSMTKGDLNLLDYIGIVVWLIGFAFEAGGDFQLARFKSNTANKGKVLNTGFWKYTRHPNYFGDSAVWWAYAIFSIAAGSYWQIIGSVIMTLLIIKISGVALLEKTLNTTKPEYEEYVQKTSSFLPWFPKK
- a CDS encoding LytR/AlgR family response regulator transcription factor encodes the protein MTKLINCLIVDDEPVAREIIENHLRKISHIRVLASCKNAIEAFKEISAHQVDLIFLDINMPEISGLLFAKSINKNIKVIFTTAYREYAVEGFDLQAVDYLLKPISFDRLLQAVNKFMGESTPIQTDISAEIIEEKSDFIFVRSDRKMIKLNFSDVNYIESFSDYIKIHLDDKTILTRETISSIEAKLPQNDFLRIHRSYIVSFSKIESFTNECIEVKNKTLPISRSYKNDVIARLSMKN
- a CDS encoding alpha/beta hydrolase-fold protein; the encoded protein is MKKYMILIIAMLLSWAGIYQSEAQSKSKRNYLVEIGKPDKLYSKILDEKRDIWVNLPESYKADGSRKYPVVYLLDGSVQFNSLATVYNNYWGNYLPDMILVGISNQTNRTRDLTTSKVETRRGAVYNNENGGAENFTQFIEKELIPYVDSKFATTSYRTLIGHSFGGLFTINALINHPHLFVNYIAIDPSLDWDNQKLLKQAKAKLQSESFKGKSLFVSLSAEQLHMQNAEITLENVMQDTTEFTLFARSIIDFSNFIETQKQNGLSFAWKSYPNDLHGTVPLPSMRDGLLFLFDWYQLESGQMFSNPETPLAELLVLVKKREEKLTQHFGYLTPPADEELFNMGGYMYMQFGQMKKSYAFFNMAIKYYPKSANAHDSMSEYYIAQNDVENAIKELTIAYEISGRDMYKQKIDKLKSE
- a CDS encoding sensor histidine kinase; protein product: MNLIELLRKIKFVPLHMLFWGGVWLFYIYFFGFNSANQPYVIWFSNILVPVTIVTTYFVIYFLIPNYLLKKKHWYFLLYGIYTLIASAYLITISMFLGFMFKTELNTDLMPPLSKSLPFILIGVYLVVALVSAFKLLRHNYESIERNKSLENKILEAQLQIKNQELQYLKKQIHPHFLFNTLNTIYGFALKQSKSTPLIILKLSNLLDYILYQIEKPKVSLKEEVLHIEEYIELEKMRFQDSLKVNFKSQPIPDTIQVTPMLLIPFVENAFKHGQIIDGFLRVDVEIFLKNNSLNFSIKNTIRSTDEKKSIKGIGLDNIQKRLQLLYQDQYQLEIENQDHWFSVNLMVNNLNASIND
- a CDS encoding DUF2177 family protein gives rise to the protein MHIKSILISYLFTFIVFLMIDLLWLGIIAKNLYQKYLGNLLSDKVNWTAAFIFYFIYVAGISIFAIYPAIQKGSAFNAILMGALFGLFTYATYDLTNLATLKDWPIAIVFIDILWGIILSASVSLLGFVCCKCIN
- the plsY gene encoding glycerol-3-phosphate 1-O-acyltransferase PlsY; amino-acid sequence: MNITIQLTFILLGYLLGAIPFGYILTRYHTGENIMEKGSGNVGSTNVKRIAGKKIAVLTQLLDMLKGFLPVAVCLLLTNNEEIVSEFYIYCVALASILGHDFSIFLKFKGGKGVNTTLGASVLIAPFSVFISGAIYFIVKWRFKYVSLASIILSITLPLTELIIHGLSSTFYYLLVCTILIVFLHRTNIGRLLDRRELSP
- a CDS encoding MotA/TolQ/ExbB proton channel family protein translates to MSHLFTRLHEGGPVFMYPLLLILILTLILIAKAFLKKGDVEKIIRLISSISLFAIVFGFLGQIVGLIGAFDSLQRTGGNVDPSVFAGGLEISLLVPAFGMSVFLIGRLGIILLIWAQKKETL
- a CDS encoding lipocalin family protein; its protein translation is MSNSFISCTMQKSVVDKTVVKELDIERYLGTWFEIARYDHSFERGLVGVKANYSMRPDGKIKVVNSGYKGNLSGEYSEAIGKAKIPDPLNAPGKLKVSFFWIFYGDYFVFDLEENYKWVVIGSSTDKYLWILSRKPQMEKEVYNELLDRLKKRGYEVSDLIKVEQKPL
- a CDS encoding peroxiredoxin, which encodes MKKIDVGSQVPLFELKDQRGELFKIGEVLGKKNLVIYFYPKDDSPGCTKEACSFRDQFEVFADADAIIIGISAQSEESHFEFAEKYRLNYTLLSDTGNKVRKLFGVPSSFFGLIPGRVTYVVNKEGKIEYLFNSQIQAEKHVDEALRILQELR
- a CDS encoding sensor histidine kinase, which produces MIDFIKKYKAFGIGLLIIVPIILILHQIKFILIPDDAPIEIFLVFTFWWFMISLPIHKLDYLKKNKRTIYKIGGLMLLFFGAMIVDSNMRMPDNPITFLLLLIFLLGSIYILTPVFFTKYLKLILAIYVSAMLYFTYVRLFSGDLETYREVRKGMAISFFFIPIPLFIILWLFEQWKWLKTLQADKSKAELALLKTQINPHFFFNTLNNLYALTVKNSDQAPGVILKLSEMMRYTIYEGKKEFVPLKDEIEYLNNYIDLHRIRYHKSVDIQFNSTVDENMKVAPLMYIILLENAFKHGIESIREGAFLHMNLENIDNTIHFSLSNNFEINESEEKKGIGLANLKQRLELIYPKKHELKLSIKDNIFKVDFKIQVT